The Cellulophaga sp. L1A9 genome window below encodes:
- the scpA gene encoding methylmalonyl-CoA mutase, with amino-acid sequence MNRKDLQHITLDTSSLQETTTPPSAFETAEEIDIQSSYSKDNLKNVEHLNFAAGIPPYLRGPYSTMYVLRPWTIRQYAGFSTAEESNAFYRRNLEAGQKGLSVAFDLPTHRGYDSDHERVVGDVGKAGVAIDSVEDMKILFDGIPLDKMSVSMTMNGAVLPILAFYIVAAQEQGVSLEELSGTIQNDILKEFMVRNTYIYPPTPSMQIIADIFEYTSQKMPKFNSISISGYHMQEAGATADIELAYTLADGLEYIRTGLKSGLKIDEFAPRLSFFWGIGMNHFMEIAKLRAGRMLWAKLVKQFDPKTDKSLALRTHCQTSGWSLTEQDPFNNVARTTIEAMAAVLGGTQSLHTNALDEAIALPTDFSARIARNTQLYIQEETKVTKTVDPWAGSYYVESLTQEIAEKAWALLEEVEELGGMTKAIEAGIPKMRIEEAAAKKQARIDSNRDKIVGVNSYRLEKEDPLHILEVDNQEVRRQQLERLAQIREDRNEAAVTSALLRLTNAAVAKADGKGQNSEPDKNLLALAVEAARERATLGEISDALEAVYNRHKAVIKTFTGVYSKEIQNNESFKKARELADVFAKQDGRRPRIMVAKMGQDGHDRGAKVVATSYADLGFDVDIGPLFQTPAEAAKQAVENDVHILGVSSLAAGHKTLVPQVLEELKKYGREDIMVVVGGVIPKQDYQFLYDAGAVAIYGPGTKISDAAIEILEILID; translated from the coding sequence ATGAATAGAAAAGACCTTCAACATATCACGCTAGACACTTCTTCTCTACAGGAAACAACTACTCCACCGAGTGCATTTGAAACAGCAGAAGAAATTGATATACAATCATCCTACTCAAAAGACAATCTCAAAAATGTAGAACATTTAAATTTTGCAGCAGGTATTCCACCTTATTTAAGAGGTCCTTATTCTACAATGTACGTTTTAAGACCTTGGACAATTAGGCAATATGCAGGGTTTTCTACAGCAGAAGAAAGTAATGCATTTTACAGACGAAATTTAGAAGCAGGCCAAAAAGGGCTTTCTGTAGCTTTTGATTTGCCTACCCACAGAGGCTATGATAGTGATCATGAACGGGTGGTTGGTGATGTTGGAAAAGCAGGTGTTGCTATTGATTCCGTAGAAGACATGAAAATTTTATTTGATGGGATTCCGTTAGATAAAATGTCTGTTTCTATGACCATGAATGGTGCTGTTTTGCCTATTCTAGCCTTCTATATTGTTGCGGCACAAGAGCAAGGTGTTTCTTTAGAAGAATTATCCGGAACCATTCAAAATGATATCTTAAAGGAGTTTATGGTACGTAACACGTACATCTACCCTCCCACGCCCTCCATGCAAATTATTGCAGATATTTTTGAATATACGAGTCAGAAAATGCCAAAATTTAATAGCATTAGTATTTCTGGCTACCACATGCAAGAAGCTGGTGCTACTGCAGATATAGAGTTGGCGTACACTTTAGCAGACGGCTTAGAATATATAAGAACCGGATTAAAATCTGGCCTTAAAATAGATGAATTTGCCCCACGACTGTCTTTCTTTTGGGGAATTGGCATGAATCATTTTATGGAAATCGCTAAACTAAGAGCAGGAAGAATGCTTTGGGCGAAATTGGTAAAACAATTTGATCCTAAAACCGATAAATCATTGGCACTTCGTACCCATTGCCAAACCAGTGGTTGGAGCCTAACAGAACAAGACCCCTTTAATAACGTTGCCAGAACTACTATTGAAGCTATGGCTGCCGTTTTAGGAGGCACACAAAGTTTGCACACTAATGCCCTTGATGAGGCCATAGCGTTACCTACAGATTTCTCGGCAAGAATAGCGAGAAATACACAGTTATATATCCAAGAAGAAACCAAAGTTACTAAAACGGTAGATCCTTGGGCTGGCAGTTATTATGTAGAAAGCTTAACCCAAGAGATTGCAGAAAAAGCTTGGGCACTTTTAGAAGAAGTTGAGGAATTAGGTGGAATGACTAAGGCTATTGAAGCCGGAATTCCGAAAATGCGTATTGAAGAAGCTGCGGCTAAAAAACAAGCTAGAATAGATAGCAATAGAGATAAAATAGTTGGTGTAAATAGTTACCGCTTAGAAAAAGAAGATCCACTTCATATTTTAGAAGTTGATAACCAAGAAGTACGTAGACAGCAACTCGAGCGTTTGGCACAAATAAGAGAAGACCGTAATGAAGCTGCTGTAACATCTGCTCTCTTAAGGTTAACCAATGCCGCCGTAGCAAAAGCAGATGGTAAAGGACAAAATTCTGAACCTGATAAAAATTTATTAGCTTTAGCAGTAGAAGCTGCTAGGGAACGCGCCACATTAGGCGAAATTAGTGATGCCTTAGAAGCCGTTTACAATAGACATAAAGCAGTTATTAAAACATTTACAGGCGTGTATTCTAAAGAAATTCAAAATAATGAAAGCTTTAAAAAAGCTAGGGAACTTGCTGATGTTTTTGCAAAACAAGACGGTAGAAGACCACGTATAATGGTTGCAAAAATGGGACAAGATGGCCACGATCGTGGAGCAAAAGTAGTTGCAACCAGTTATGCAGACCTTGGTTTTGATGTAGATATTGGTCCACTATTTCAAACCCCAGCAGAAGCTGCAAAACAAGCGGTAGAGAATGATGTACATATTTTAGGAGTATCTTCTTTAGCTGCCGGACATAAGACCCTTGTTCCTCAAGTATTAGAAGAATTAAAAAAATACGGCCGTGAAGATATTATGGTAGTTGTTGGTGGTGTAATACCTAAACAAGATTACCAATTTTTATATGATGCAGGTGCTGTTGCTATTTATGGTCCAGGAACTAAAATAAGTGATGCCGCAATAGAGATTTTAGAGATCTTGATTGATTAA
- a CDS encoding methylmalonyl-CoA mutase subunit beta: MSNTKLFNEFTDVSTQQWKQKIQFDLKGKDYNESLVWESLEGIKVKPFYNSEDKFIENAISKPLKPWQITQAIYAGNEEIANKKALKALEKGAESILFTIPNEEIVFAKLLKDIDLKNTVLYFDFQFLSASYITKANELLNAADSEFYFNFDSIHHLTKSGNWYTNSEEDFIQFDAIAATTNAITLDVSHYQNAGANLVQQLAYTLAHANEYLNRIPETKISDFSVNFKIAVGSNYFFEIAKIRALRLLYKTVAAAYGAPENCHILAVTTKRNKTIYDYNSNMLRSTTECMSAILGSADAVCNAPYDAIYHKTNDFAERIARNQLIVLKEESYFDKTSNPADGSYYIESLTKQLAEKALDLFKELEKAGGFLSQLKANTIQKKIKESAQKEQDLFDSKKLILVGTNKYQSSLDKMKGDLELFPFMKNKPRKSSIEPILERRLSEELEQKRLENE; encoded by the coding sequence ATGAGTAATACCAAACTTTTTAATGAATTTACCGATGTTTCTACCCAACAGTGGAAGCAAAAAATTCAATTTGATTTAAAAGGTAAAGATTATAACGAAAGTTTAGTTTGGGAATCTCTAGAGGGTATAAAGGTGAAGCCGTTCTATAATTCTGAAGATAAATTTATTGAAAATGCCATCTCGAAACCCTTAAAACCATGGCAAATTACGCAAGCAATTTATGCCGGTAATGAAGAGATAGCAAATAAAAAAGCACTTAAAGCGCTAGAAAAAGGAGCAGAAAGTATTTTATTTACCATTCCGAATGAAGAAATTGTATTCGCAAAACTTCTTAAAGACATCGATTTAAAAAATACCGTTCTTTATTTCGATTTTCAATTTCTATCAGCATCCTACATTACAAAAGCAAACGAGCTGCTAAACGCTGCAGATTCTGAATTTTATTTTAATTTTGATAGTATTCATCACCTCACAAAATCTGGCAATTGGTATACAAATTCTGAAGAAGATTTTATACAGTTTGATGCCATTGCAGCTACCACAAATGCAATTACACTTGATGTTAGCCATTACCAAAATGCAGGAGCAAATCTTGTGCAGCAATTAGCTTATACCCTAGCGCACGCTAATGAATACCTAAATAGAATCCCTGAAACTAAGATTTCCGATTTTAGTGTCAATTTTAAAATAGCTGTAGGTAGTAATTATTTTTTTGAAATCGCAAAAATCAGAGCCTTACGTTTACTCTACAAAACGGTAGCAGCTGCGTATGGCGCTCCTGAAAATTGTCATATTTTAGCCGTTACCACCAAAAGAAATAAAACCATTTACGATTATAATTCTAATATGCTCCGCAGTACCACCGAATGCATGTCGGCCATATTAGGCAGTGCCGATGCAGTGTGTAATGCACCTTATGATGCTATTTATCATAAAACCAATGACTTTGCTGAACGTATTGCTCGCAATCAATTAATCGTTCTTAAAGAAGAAAGTTACTTTGATAAGACTAGTAATCCTGCAGACGGTTCTTACTACATAGAAAGCTTAACGAAACAACTCGCTGAAAAAGCCTTAGATCTATTTAAAGAGCTAGAAAAAGCAGGCGGATTCTTAAGTCAGTTGAAAGCGAATACCATTCAGAAAAAAATTAAAGAAAGTGCACAGAAAGAGCAAGATTTATTTGACAGCAAGAAATTAATTCTTGTAGGAACCAACAAATACCAATCTAGCTTAGATAAAATGAAAGGTGATTTAGAATTATTTCCTTTCATGAAAAATAAACCTCGAAAAAGTAGTATAGAACCTATTTTAGAACGAAGGTTATCTGAAGAATTAGAACAAAAAAGGTTGGAAAATGAATAG
- a CDS encoding septum formation initiator family protein, with translation MKIKELKQKKWFSIATNMYVLVLTVFFIWMLFFDTNSFLIHLELKKENNKLEKTKEYLQNEIVKDKIIIEKLSDTDELKKFAREEYYLKRKNEEIYLIEYQDSLKTDQDE, from the coding sequence ATGAAAATTAAGGAGTTAAAACAGAAAAAGTGGTTTTCTATAGCCACCAATATGTATGTATTGGTGCTAACGGTATTTTTTATTTGGATGCTTTTTTTTGATACGAATTCCTTTTTGATACATCTTGAGCTTAAAAAAGAAAATAATAAGCTAGAGAAAACCAAAGAGTATTTACAAAATGAAATTGTAAAAGATAAAATAATTATAGAAAAACTATCTGATACAGACGAACTCAAAAAATTCGCAAGAGAAGAATACTATCTAAAAAGAAAGAACGAAGAAATCTATTTAATAGAATATCAGGATAGCCTAAAAACTGATCAAGATGAGTAA
- the udk gene encoding uridine kinase, with product MLIIGIAGGTGCGKTTVVNQIINELPIGEVGVISQDSYYNDLSHLTLQDRRKTNFDHPSSIDFELLTQHLKDLREGKSIQQPVYSFLECNRTDETVPTHPRKVMIVEGILILTNPEIRKMFDIKIFVHADSDERLIRRLKRDVNERGWDLDETISKYQSVIKPMHEEFIEPSKEYSDIIIPNNKYNTVAVEIVKSIINEKLV from the coding sequence ATGCTTATAATTGGAATTGCGGGAGGAACTGGCTGTGGAAAAACTACGGTTGTAAATCAGATAATTAACGAACTTCCAATAGGTGAAGTCGGTGTTATTTCGCAAGATTCGTACTATAATGACTTATCACATTTAACCCTTCAGGACCGTCGTAAAACAAATTTTGACCATCCTAGTTCTATAGATTTTGAATTACTAACACAGCATTTGAAAGATTTACGGGAAGGTAAATCTATTCAGCAACCCGTATATTCTTTTCTAGAATGCAATAGAACAGATGAAACCGTACCTACACATCCTAGAAAAGTAATGATTGTTGAGGGCATCTTGATTCTTACCAATCCCGAAATTAGAAAAATGTTCGATATTAAAATTTTCGTGCATGCCGATTCCGATGAACGATTAATTAGACGATTAAAAAGAGATGTTAACGAACGTGGATGGGATCTTGATGAAACCATAAGCAAATACCAGTCGGTAATTAAACCCATGCACGAAGAGTTTATAGAACCTTCTAAAGAATATTCGGATATCATTATCCCTAATAATAAATATAATACTGTTGCTGTAGAAATTGTAAAGAGTATTATAAACGAAAAATTGGTGTAA
- a CDS encoding multidrug effflux MFS transporter, whose translation MKKVSAKPNFEFIALMASLMSIVALSIDALLPALSDIGVAINNVNSTDHQLLITMIFLGLGVGQLFFGPLSDSFGRKPIVYIGFFIYIIASFICVFATTLEVMIIGRILQGIGLSAARTISIAIIRDTYEGNYMAKVMSFVTAFFILVPVIAPAFGKIILESMGWEAIFYMQVFFAIVIGIWFWRRQKETLHPEYKVKFTSHVFINGVKELVKHKETLACTTISGLITGAFLVYLSSAQHVFEDQYNLKETFPYLFAALAVSIGTSTFLNGTLVLRFGMRKLAFIALITFTTLSITYVVLFWGSENPSVIVLMIFLSSIFFCLGFIWGNMRSIAMEPIGHIAGIGAAITGFISTVVSIPIATFIGGYVTITVLPLFVGLSGCGILALLIFLSFRQGPSEVVVEG comes from the coding sequence ATGAAAAAAGTGAGTGCCAAACCTAATTTTGAATTTATTGCTTTAATGGCATCTTTGATGTCTATTGTAGCCTTATCTATAGATGCATTATTACCGGCATTGTCTGATATAGGTGTTGCTATTAATAATGTAAACTCTACAGATCATCAGCTTTTAATTACCATGATTTTTTTAGGGTTGGGAGTAGGGCAATTGTTCTTCGGACCATTATCAGATAGCTTTGGACGGAAACCCATAGTATACATAGGTTTTTTTATCTATATCATCGCAAGTTTTATTTGCGTGTTTGCGACCACATTAGAAGTAATGATTATTGGTAGAATTTTACAGGGTATTGGTTTGTCTGCAGCACGGACTATTTCAATTGCTATAATTAGAGATACTTATGAGGGTAATTATATGGCTAAAGTAATGTCTTTTGTTACGGCATTCTTTATTTTGGTACCTGTAATTGCGCCGGCATTTGGGAAAATTATTTTAGAAAGCATGGGCTGGGAAGCAATTTTTTATATGCAAGTATTTTTTGCAATAGTCATTGGAATATGGTTTTGGAGAAGGCAAAAGGAAACTTTGCATCCAGAATATAAAGTGAAATTTACCAGTCACGTTTTTATAAACGGCGTAAAAGAATTGGTAAAACATAAAGAAACATTAGCGTGTACCACAATTTCGGGTTTAATAACTGGAGCTTTTTTAGTCTACTTAAGTTCTGCTCAACATGTTTTTGAAGATCAATATAATTTAAAAGAAACCTTTCCTTATTTATTTGCAGCATTAGCAGTTTCAATAGGAACCTCTACTTTTTTAAACGGAACATTAGTATTGCGATTCGGAATGCGAAAATTGGCCTTTATAGCCTTAATTACGTTTACTACATTATCTATAACTTATGTGGTATTATTTTGGGGCAGCGAAAACCCAAGCGTTATTGTATTGATGATTTTTTTATCCTCAATATTCTTTTGTTTAGGATTTATTTGGGGAAATATGCGTTCTATTGCTATGGAACCTATAGGCCATATTGCAGGGATTGGTGCAGCTATTACAGGTTTTATTTCTACGGTAGTATCCATTCCTATAGCAACTTTTATAGGAGGATATGTGACTATTACGGTACTGCCATTGTTTGTTGGCCTTAGTGGATGTGGAATACTAGCCTTACTTATTTTCTTATCTTTTAGACAAGGCCCATCGGAAGTGGTTGTTGAGGGATAG
- a CDS encoding DUF4272 domain-containing protein, whose product MENCTLYSHKLEFEKIVLLLKKHLPKAHIDVQDQEDNTSIIATLKDGFFSKPKSLKLNYRQRKNPSYTLDKVECGLTQNLEGMVNYIQAFPTENEAIKNKFLHKVKAANCEIAFIAEPEISHEFETFLRDLTLELDAFIFAQPNKLFTKSQSQYFTDKYLNLIIDHTGACDIQELEVNVDAKYHDQPAESYTKEQIERKVTSESFLEKHGIKTNKNLPCAMDAAAIELRTEKEIIDRAYALLVIAAKGEGVAQEHLIKTVEAKQIDSFSPYETFIYTTATLSDQERAYATWRYESLYVALWALGITEELKYPDEICDVSAIVSAIFQPTREDFEKMVDVKSTSEILDELDKTYRMNWACVDARINGNEVTGAINSSVVYERHYALNWLTNHQNQDWDTIQTNT is encoded by the coding sequence ATGGAAAATTGTACTCTTTACAGCCACAAACTAGAATTTGAAAAAATTGTACTATTGCTCAAAAAGCACCTACCAAAAGCGCATATTGATGTACAGGATCAAGAAGACAATACATCTATTATAGCCACACTTAAAGATGGTTTTTTCAGCAAACCTAAATCATTAAAATTAAATTATCGTCAAAGGAAAAACCCTTCGTACACTCTAGATAAAGTCGAGTGTGGCCTTACACAAAACTTAGAGGGCATGGTAAATTACATTCAAGCATTTCCAACCGAAAATGAAGCGATAAAAAACAAATTCCTACACAAGGTTAAGGCTGCCAATTGTGAAATTGCTTTTATAGCAGAACCAGAAATAAGCCATGAGTTTGAAACTTTTTTACGGGATTTAACACTAGAGTTAGATGCTTTTATTTTTGCCCAACCCAACAAATTATTCACAAAATCGCAAAGCCAATATTTTACGGATAAATACTTAAACCTAATTATAGATCATACCGGTGCCTGCGATATACAAGAATTAGAGGTAAATGTTGATGCAAAATATCACGATCAACCAGCAGAAAGTTACACTAAGGAACAAATAGAACGAAAAGTAACATCTGAATCCTTTTTAGAAAAGCATGGAATAAAAACGAATAAGAATCTGCCCTGCGCTATGGATGCTGCAGCTATAGAATTAAGAACTGAAAAAGAAATTATTGATAGAGCTTATGCTTTGCTAGTTATAGCTGCTAAAGGCGAAGGTGTAGCACAAGAGCATTTGATAAAAACTGTTGAAGCCAAGCAAATTGATAGTTTTTCTCCCTACGAGACATTTATATACACCACAGCAACTTTAAGCGATCAAGAAAGAGCTTATGCAACTTGGCGTTACGAAAGTTTGTATGTAGCCTTATGGGCCTTGGGGATAACAGAAGAATTAAAATATCCTGACGAAATTTGTGATGTAAGTGCTATTGTAAGTGCCATTTTTCAACCTACAAGAGAAGATTTTGAGAAAATGGTTGACGTAAAAAGTACGTCTGAAATTCTAGATGAATTGGATAAGACCTACCGCATGAATTGGGCTTGCGTAGATGCAAGAATCAACGGGAACGAAGTTACCGGAGCCATAAATTCAAGTGTAGTTTATGAAAGACATTATGCTTTAAATTGGCTTACGAACCACCAAAATCAAGATTGGGATACCATTCAAACCAATACTTAG
- a CDS encoding M14 family zinc carboxypeptidase, with amino-acid sequence MLKKLFFLILLTSTTIQAQDYFLKKFHPFNAAIPSPEEFLGYGIGEHHTRHDLIVAYMTKLAETSDRATIYEYGKTHEGRKLVILTITSPDNLTNLDKLKEQHLAFTDPSQNVSNYEAVPIFINLAYNVHGNEPSSSEAALLSAYTFAASNSPEILKYLDNSVIMIDPTINPDGRDRHTQWANAYQGTPKVSDPQDAEHNEYWPSGRTNHYWFDLNRDWLLAINPESRGKLKWYHEWYPNVVTDFHEMGSQSSYFFEPMKVNASFDPIMPKENYEDLNTMFGVQFAKALDSIGSLYFTKEVFDGTYPGYGSSYPDLQGGLGLLFEQASSRGQEQTTAFGKITFPFTIRNQYTSSITTVKTAVANKGYMRKYQQNFFKSAFTNSSKSKIKGYSFGDDYDKNRTKAFIDKLLMHKITVYKSENRYVVPTKQPQYRMVQTMFETYSKYRDSVYYDASAWSVANFYNMKYKPVTSLKMGEKIENTDKLISVSPISKSEYAYVIDWDDYNAPAVLNYLQKNGVVVSSAFKPFSLAVAKEAKPFNYGSLVIPVSNQKKTSQEIYDLIQKAQIKYQVPMYAINSGYSLKGVDLGSSTIKPIKKVKAVMLIGEGTTSYEAGEVWHLLDTRMNMPISKIPMRNFDRSNLDKYTTMVMVSGRYNLNKKQVEKIKAWVSKGNTLITIGSASKWAIDKKLVQEKLTNKERDSLKKDSLKIVERKPYVSSGENIGKESVGGIILRVDLDITHPLAFGYHDNSIPVYKNNNVWLSPSKNEYATVAKYSKNAHIDGFITEKNMKENVQPSASLIVSKVGTGRVVLFADNPNFRGSWYGTNRLFLNALFLGDKIEIPQGLRQNE; translated from the coding sequence ATGTTGAAAAAATTATTCTTTTTGATACTACTTACCAGTACCACAATTCAAGCGCAAGATTATTTCCTTAAAAAGTTTCATCCTTTTAATGCAGCTATACCAAGCCCAGAAGAATTTCTAGGTTATGGTATTGGTGAGCACCATACTCGCCATGATTTAATTGTTGCTTATATGACTAAATTAGCCGAAACATCAGACAGAGCTACCATCTATGAATATGGCAAAACACACGAAGGTCGTAAGTTGGTTATTTTAACGATTACCAGTCCTGACAATTTAACTAATCTAGACAAACTAAAAGAACAACATTTAGCCTTTACTGATCCATCACAAAATGTATCAAATTACGAAGCTGTTCCTATATTTATCAACTTAGCCTATAATGTTCATGGAAATGAACCTTCTAGCTCTGAAGCAGCTTTACTATCTGCCTATACTTTTGCTGCATCTAATAGCCCCGAAATATTAAAATACCTCGATAATTCTGTTATTATGATAGATCCAACCATTAATCCAGATGGTCGCGATCGTCATACCCAATGGGCAAATGCCTATCAAGGAACACCTAAGGTTTCTGATCCCCAAGATGCTGAACACAATGAATATTGGCCAAGTGGAAGAACCAATCATTATTGGTTTGATTTAAATCGTGATTGGTTATTAGCTATAAATCCTGAAAGCAGAGGAAAACTAAAGTGGTATCATGAGTGGTACCCGAATGTCGTAACCGATTTTCACGAAATGGGAAGCCAATCAAGCTATTTTTTTGAACCAATGAAAGTCAACGCTTCCTTTGATCCCATCATGCCTAAAGAAAATTATGAAGACCTTAATACGATGTTTGGTGTTCAATTTGCAAAGGCATTAGACAGTATTGGATCCTTGTACTTTACTAAAGAAGTTTTTGATGGAACCTATCCCGGTTATGGGTCTTCCTATCCTGATTTACAAGGTGGTTTAGGGTTACTCTTTGAACAAGCAAGTTCACGCGGACAAGAACAAACTACTGCTTTTGGCAAAATCACTTTCCCATTCACTATTCGCAATCAATATACTTCAAGCATTACAACTGTAAAAACGGCAGTAGCAAATAAAGGGTACATGAGAAAGTATCAACAAAATTTCTTTAAAAGTGCTTTCACTAATTCCTCAAAAAGTAAAATTAAAGGATATTCTTTTGGAGATGATTATGATAAGAACCGCACCAAGGCTTTTATAGACAAACTTTTAATGCATAAGATAACGGTGTACAAATCTGAAAATCGCTATGTAGTTCCAACGAAGCAACCTCAATATCGTATGGTACAAACTATGTTTGAAACCTATTCTAAATATCGCGATAGCGTATATTATGATGCTTCTGCTTGGTCTGTTGCTAACTTCTATAACATGAAGTACAAACCCGTAACAAGTCTTAAAATGGGTGAAAAAATAGAAAACACGGATAAGCTTATCAGTGTCTCTCCTATTTCAAAATCAGAGTATGCTTATGTAATAGATTGGGATGATTACAATGCTCCAGCAGTACTTAATTACCTACAAAAAAATGGAGTAGTAGTTTCTTCTGCTTTCAAACCATTTTCACTAGCCGTCGCCAAAGAGGCAAAACCTTTTAATTACGGATCATTAGTCATACCTGTATCAAACCAAAAGAAAACCAGTCAAGAAATATATGATTTAATCCAAAAAGCACAAATAAAATATCAAGTTCCAATGTATGCCATTAATTCTGGGTACAGTTTAAAAGGTGTTGATTTAGGTAGCAGCACTATTAAACCTATTAAAAAAGTAAAAGCGGTTATGTTAATAGGAGAAGGTACTACTTCCTATGAGGCCGGAGAAGTTTGGCATTTATTAGACACCCGTATGAATATGCCTATAAGTAAAATACCTATGCGCAATTTTGATCGAAGTAATTTAGACAAATACACGACTATGGTTATGGTATCTGGCCGATACAATTTAAACAAAAAGCAAGTAGAAAAAATAAAAGCATGGGTAAGTAAAGGAAATACTTTGATAACGATTGGATCTGCTTCTAAATGGGCAATTGACAAAAAATTGGTCCAAGAAAAATTAACAAACAAAGAGAGAGATTCTTTGAAAAAAGATAGTCTCAAAATCGTTGAAAGAAAACCTTATGTATCCTCTGGTGAAAATATAGGAAAAGAGAGTGTGGGTGGTATTATTTTACGGGTAGATTTAGATATTACACATCCCCTAGCTTTTGGATATCACGACAACTCTATTCCCGTTTATAAAAATAATAATGTTTGGCTTTCTCCGAGTAAAAACGAATATGCTACAGTAGCTAAATATTCTAAAAATGCACATATTGACGGATTTATTACCGAAAAAAATATGAAAGAGAACGTACAACCTTCAGCATCCTTGATTGTAAGTAAAGTAGGCACTGGTAGGGTAGTTTTATTTGCTGATAATCCAAATTTCAGAGGAAGTTGGTATGGTACAAATCGTCTTTTCTTAAATGCACTATTTTTAGGTGATAAAATTGAAATTCCACAAGGACTGAGACAAAATGAATAA
- a CDS encoding amidohydrolase family protein: MKTIVDEANRHGITVAAHAHGIEGILAAIKAGVTSIEHGSFLNDEAIRLMNEKGTYLVPTIALQQQIDLKKLPQIIAEKAKIAIESSKISNVKAVKEGVKFAFGTDAPILPHGKNALEFEALTSIGMTPLNAIQTATINSAQMLDLRDRGEIKVGLLADIIAVDLNPIKNIQTLENVVFVMKGGIVYKNETTYHSKS; encoded by the coding sequence ATGAAAACAATTGTAGATGAGGCAAACAGACATGGAATAACAGTTGCGGCACATGCACATGGAATAGAAGGAATTTTAGCCGCTATAAAAGCAGGTGTGACATCAATAGAACATGGAAGCTTTCTTAATGATGAGGCAATTCGTCTAATGAATGAAAAGGGTACTTATTTGGTCCCAACTATTGCGCTTCAGCAACAAATTGATCTTAAAAAACTACCACAGATAATCGCAGAAAAAGCAAAAATTGCTATAGAGAGCTCAAAAATAAGTAATGTAAAGGCCGTAAAAGAAGGAGTTAAATTTGCTTTTGGTACAGACGCACCTATTCTTCCACATGGAAAAAATGCCCTTGAATTTGAGGCTTTAACAAGCATAGGAATGACGCCCCTCAATGCCATTCAAACTGCCACAATTAATTCCGCTCAAATGTTAGACCTTAGGGATAGAGGTGAAATAAAAGTTGGGCTATTGGCTGATATTATTGCTGTTGATCTCAATCCTATTAAAAATATTCAAACCCTTGAAAATGTTGTGTTCGTCATGAAAGGGGGCATTGTGTATAAAAATGAGACTACCTATCATAGTAAAAGTTAA
- a CDS encoding helix-turn-helix transcriptional regulator, with protein sequence MKNNIKIERAKKNITQADLAKLAKVSRQTINAMELGKYVPSTVLALRLAEVFKVEISQLFTLEDSDWL encoded by the coding sequence ATGAAGAATAATATAAAAATTGAAAGGGCCAAGAAAAATATTACACAAGCCGATTTGGCTAAATTAGCAAAAGTTAGTAGGCAAACAATCAATGCGATGGAGCTTGGTAAATATGTTCCATCAACAGTTTTAGCGCTTAGATTAGCTGAAGTTTTTAAAGTTGAAATAAGCCAACTATTTACTTTGGAAGATTCTGATTGGTTATAA